From the genome of Synechococcales cyanobacterium T60_A2020_003:
CGTTAACGAACCTGTAACTCATTATTCCGTGCAACGATAGCGAGGATAGATACGATGTCAACCACCATTACCATTGATCCCGTCACCCGCATTGAAGGTCATGCCAAGATCTCGATCTATCTCGATGACGCTGGAGAGGTCAGCGATGCCCACTTCCACGTGACCGAGTTTCGGGGATTCGAGAAGTTCTGTGAGGGTCGTCCCTTCTGGGAAATGACGGGAATCACCCCCCGAATTTGCGGCATTTGTCCTGTGAGTCACCTCCTGGCCTCCGCCAAAACGGGCGATCGCATCCTGTCTGTGACCCTGCCGCCCAGTGCCGAAAAGCTGCGCCGCATGATGAACTTGGGGCAAATTATGCAGTCCCACGCCCTCAGTTTCTTCCACCTCAGTAGCCCCGATTTTCTGTTGGGATGGGATAGCGACCCGGCCAAGCGCAACGTCTTTGGCCTCATGGCAACCAATCCCGACCTCGCCCGGAGTGGCATTGCCCTGCGCCAACTGGGACAGGAAATCATTGCTCATCTCGGCGGACAAAAGATTCACCCAGCTTGGGCGGTTCCCGGTGGTGTACGTCAGGGTCTTTCCGATGAAGGACGAGAGCAAATTCGCGCAAAGTTACCCAAGGCGCAAGAAACGATTCTCAACGCGATCGCCCTTTTCAAAACCGTTCTGGAAACCCATCAGGCCGAAGCTAAGATCTTTGGTAATTTTCCCAGTCTATTTATGGGACTGGTCAGCAAAGAAGGACTGTGGGAACACTACGACGGAGTACTGCGGTTTGTTGACAGCGCAGGCAATCTGATTGCCGACAACCTCGATCCCAGTCGCTACCACGAGTATATTGGTGAAGCGGTTCAGCCCGATTCCTATCTGAAATCTCCCTACTATAAACCCCTCGGATTTCCCGATCAGGATCAATCGTGCCGGATTGAAAATGGCATGTATCGCGTTGGCCCCTTGGCTCGTCTGAACGTGTGCGATCGCATGGGAACGCCCCTCGCCGACCAAGAGTTACAAGAATTTAGGCAGCGGGGAGGATCGACGGTGAACGCCTCGTTCTTCTATCACTATGCCCGCCTGATTGAGATTCTAGCAGCGATCGAGCGGATTCAAGTCATGGTGGATGATCCTACTCTAAACAATCCTCCTCTCCGTGCCGAGGCCGACGTCAACCAGCTAGAAGGAGTCGGGGTCAGCGAAGCTCCACGGGGCACTCTATTTCACCACTATCAAGTGGATGAGCGGGGACTGTTGAAAAGGGTGAACATGATCATTGCGACGGGACAAAACAACCTGGCAATGAACCGCACCGTGGCTCAAATTGCTCGCCACTACATTCACGGAACCGATATTCCAGAGGGAATGCTGAACCGGGTGGAAGCGGGTATCCGTGCCTTTGATCCCTGCCTGAGCTGTTCAACCCACGCGGCAGGACAAATGCCCCTCCACGTAAAGCTTTTCAATGTTGAAGGATCGGTCGTTAACGAAACTTGGCGGCACTAGGGATTAGGCCATGGGCAGCCTCAGCAGATCATCAACCAGGATTGATATTAATTCTGCCTGAATGCCCATAATTTATACGGGCGGATTTAGCGGAACCGATCAACTATCGAGGTTCAAGGATAAAATCCGCCCCTAGCCATCTGGTTAAACACTCATTATTTTTACGGGTGGGTTTAGCAGATAGTCACCTACAGATGCTGAGAGTAAAGGACAAAACCTGCCCCTAGCCATCTGGAATAGATTATTGATGAAACGGATTTGATATTATACGAAATCCTGCTACAGGGTGGCACTAGACCCCACCGCCTGACGGCGCCTCCCCTTGCTCTAGACGCGAAGCGGCTTCCCGCAGGGTAGGGGAGGTTGGGAGGGGTTTCTGAAATAGTGCTACTTTGCGAATCGGATTCCGTATTACATTGAAGCCCCCCTGGTTAAGAGGGACTTCGAGAGATCAATCACAAGTTGAAAATGAACACATATTCGTTTTCGATCTACGCAATCTCTAAAGCGTAGGCCGTGTGTTCGTTTTGAGCCGGAGAATAGACCTGAGCAATATAGTCACCAGGATTCAGAACCCTAGTAATCGTCTCTGAGGTATTCCCCAATGCTGCCGAACGCTTCAATTCTTTGCCTGGATCGAGAATGCCGTTGCCACTCTTATCTTGAATGAGCCGCAAATCCGCGTTGGCATACAAATCTTTAAGAGATAGAGTGAGCGATCGCTTCGTCTCAACGCTGAACTTATAGGTATCTGCAGTATTGACATCCTCTAGGACGTTATAGAAAGTCACCGGATCGTTGACCTCGCCCACCAACGTTTCCGCAGGTAACAAGTTGCTAGGATCTTTTCCAGTGTTCGATATACCGATTACCGTTTACGTCGCGAACAAGGCGTACGCCGATATCTGCACCAGGAGTGATATTGGTGAGGGAGATGTTCACATTATCACCAAAGTCTTTCGGAAAGAACCTGAATGTATCCACCGCATCCGTCAAGCTCACCGAGTCTCGATGAGTGTAGGGACTGTTGCCCCATGCCTTTGTTGGAACGTGCAGATGCTCTGTTGCGCTATGGGGAGCGCAGTTTTCGGCAAGCCGGAATTTCAAATCAGACCGTTGTGCAGATTTTCCAAGATCTACACGATACAGTATCTAAGCTCCACCTTCAGCAGGTCGTGATTGGAGACTTCAACGATTTGAATGTTCTAGTCAAAGGCAGTGAAGCCTACTTGATTGATGCAGATTCATTCCAGTTTGCCTCCTTTCACTGCACGGTCTTTACCGCTCGATTTGTAGATCCATTGCTGTGCGATCCAACAGCCAACCAACCGATTCGCTTACAGTCCCCAACCCTCTATTCAGATTGGTATGCGTTTACGGTAATGCTTATGCAGAGCCTTCTATTTGTCGATCCCTATGGTGGTGTCTACAAGCCCAAAGATCCTACCCAGAAAGTGCCCCATGGGGTGCGATCGCTGCATCGGATCACCGTCTTTCACCCAGAGGTGCATTATCCCAAGCCTGCTACTCCCTACACCGTTCTACCGGACGACCTGCTGCACTATTTTCAGAAAGTATTTATCCACGATCGCCGAGAAATATTTCCGCGATCGCTCCTGGATAACCTGCGCTGGACTCAGTGCCTCGTCTGTGGCAAAGAGCATGCTCGTAATCATTGCCCCAATTGTCAACAGGCATCTCCCGGTACGGAAGGGGTAATTTTGTCGGCAACGGTGGCACAGGGACACCTCCGAATCTCTTATGAACCTCAACTTCGGAAAAAGCAGGTGGGATAACTGATAGTCCTAATTAACAAGGGGTAAGCATTACAGACCGCTTTCAGATCCCATTGTCCCAAATCTCCTTAGGGCAGAGATATCCCAAAATTCCTGGTTTGCTGAAGCGTCACGATCAAAATTTTATTTTTTCTTTAGATTTCTGCCTTGCTAGGATGAAGGCAACCCCCTAAGCAACCGAATAACGATCAAGCATGGAGGGAGACTGGAAATCCTGAAGCAAGTGACCTGAATTTCGGTACACTTTGTCAGAGGATGTGCTGCTCTCCAGCGCTCTACCCGTTTGTTCTTCGTCCCCAAATGCCATGCCCCTGACCTTATACAACAGCCTGACCCGCCGCAAAGAACCCTTCGAACCCATCGAACCGGGCAAGGTCAAGATGTACTGTTGCGGAGTCACGGTCTATAACTACTGCCACCTAGGGCACGCGCGATCCTACATTGTCTGGGATACGGTGCGGCGCTACCTGATGTGGCGAGGGTTTGAGGTACGCTACGTCCAAAACTTTACCGATATTGACGATAAAATCCTCAACCGTGCCCGTGAGGAAGGTTCCACCATGGAAGCGGTGGCCGATCGCTACACCCAAGCCTACTTTGAGGACATGGCGCGACTGAATATTTTGGAGGCAGACGAATACCCCCGTGCGACTCACACCCTGGATGGCATTAAGCGCCTAATCCATGAACTAGAGCAAAAAGGATTTGCCTATGCCTCAGACGGCGATGTGTACTACAGCGTGCGGTCGTTTCCGAGCTATGGCAAA
Proteins encoded in this window:
- a CDS encoding Ni/Fe hydrogenase subunit alpha, which gives rise to MSTTITIDPVTRIEGHAKISIYLDDAGEVSDAHFHVTEFRGFEKFCEGRPFWEMTGITPRICGICPVSHLLASAKTGDRILSVTLPPSAEKLRRMMNLGQIMQSHALSFFHLSSPDFLLGWDSDPAKRNVFGLMATNPDLARSGIALRQLGQEIIAHLGGQKIHPAWAVPGGVRQGLSDEGREQIRAKLPKAQETILNAIALFKTVLETHQAEAKIFGNFPSLFMGLVSKEGLWEHYDGVLRFVDSAGNLIADNLDPSRYHEYIGEAVQPDSYLKSPYYKPLGFPDQDQSCRIENGMYRVGPLARLNVCDRMGTPLADQELQEFRQRGGSTVNASFFYHYARLIEILAAIERIQVMVDDPTLNNPPLRAEADVNQLEGVGVSEAPRGTLFHHYQVDERGLLKRVNMIIATGQNNLAMNRTVAQIARHYIHGTDIPEGMLNRVEAGIRAFDPCLSCSTHAAGQMPLHVKLFNVEGSVVNETWRH
- a CDS encoding PPC domain-containing protein gives rise to the protein MLPAETLVGEVNDPVTFYNVLEDVNTADTYKFSVETKRSLTLSLKDLYANADLRLIQDKSGNGILDPGKELKRSAALGNTSETITRVLNPGDYIAQVYSPAQNEHTAYALEIA